The Cupriavidus necator N-1 DNA window CGTGCGGCGCGTTTCGCCGTGCTGCAGCACCACTTCCGTGCCCAGCGCGATCAGCGCCGGCATCGAATCGCCGATCGGCGAACCGTTGGCGATATTGCCGCCCAGCGTGCCGGCATTGCGGATCGGCAGCGAGGCAAAGCGCTTCCACATCTCTTCCAGCTCGGGGTGCGCGGTGTTGAGTGCGGCGTAGGCCTTTTCCAGCGTCACGGCGGCGCCAATCTCGACCATGCCGTCGCGCTCCTCAATGTGGTTCAGGTCTTCCACCTGGCCCACGTAGAGCAGGTTGCCCAGCTCGCGGAACTGCTTGGTCACCCACAGGCCCACGTCGGTGCTGCCGGCCAGGATACGGATATCGGGCTGTGCCGCCTTGATCGCGCCGAACTCGGCCGCGGTGCGCGGGGCAAAGAATTCCTGGCCCTGGGCGCGGTATCGGAAGGTCTCGCCGCGCTTGAGGTTGCGCAGGGTGTCGGCGATCTGCTTCGGGTTGAGCTTGTCCGCGGTGGGGGCGGGCAGGGCCATCATGCGCTCGCCGGCGTCGATGATCGGGCGATAGCCGGTGCAGCGGCACAGGTTGCCGGTCAGCGCGTCACAGATGGTCTGGCGCGGGGGCGCTTCGCCGCCCGGGGTGTGCTGCTGGTACAGGGCCCACAGCGACATCACGAAGCCGGGGGTGCAGAAGCCGCACTGCGAGCCGTGGCACTCGACCATGGCTTCCTGCACCGGGTGCAGGTTGCCGTCGGCCTGGCGCAGGTCTTCGACCGTGATCAGGGCCTTGCCGTCGAGCGTGGGCAGAAACTGGATGCAGGCGTTGACCGCCTTGAATTCGACATCGCCGCCGTCCTGCAGCTCGCCGACCACGACGGTGCAGGCGCCGCAGTCGCCTTCGGCGCAGCCTTCCTTGGTGCCGGTGCAGCGCGCGTCTTCACGCAGGTACTGCAGCACGGTGCGGGTAATGGGGGCGTCGGATACTTCCGTGACCTGGCCGCGGTGGAAAAAGCGGATGGTTTGCGTCTCCATGGTCTTCTCTCTCTTGGTGATGGCGGAAACATAGCACCCTGGGCTTTCATGCAATATTCGGCCCAGGTGATATGCCCCATCAGCGCGCGGCCCCGATTGGTGCCCCGCCGCACCGGCGGGCGCCCCCCTGGAGGAGGTGATTTGACCGTTTGTGGGGCGCCTGTCATACACTATGCGCCGTTCCCATCCCCCACGCCACCCATCCGGCCCCCGCCGGAGGGCCGCCATCGCCATGCACGGACGCGACCATCTCGATACATATTTGCTGCGGGTGCTTCACACCCTGCTGACCGAGCAGAGCGTGACCCGCACGGCCGTGCGTTTAGGCCAGTCCCAGCCCGCCATCAGCAATACCCTGAAGCGCCTGCGGGAGATCACCGGCGATGCCATTTTGGTGCGGGGCAAAAACGGCATGGTGCCGACCGAGCGCGGCCGCGAACTGCTGGCGCTGGCCGAGCAGAGCTTGGCGGCGATGGACCGCATCGCGCGCCCGCCGCAGCAGTTCGACCCGGCCACCACTACACGCACCTTCCACCTGGGCGCGCCGGACTACCTGGATGCCTTCTTCCTGCCCAATATCGTCGAGCGCGTGCGCCGGCTGGCGCCGGGCGCCAAGCTGTTCGTGCATCCGATGACGTCGTCGTCGGACTTCCTGGACGACCTGGAGCAGGGGCAGCTGGATATCGTAGTCGGCAACTGGCTGTCGCCGCCGGAGCACCTGCATATCTCGCCGCTCTTCGACGACGAGGTGGTGTGCATGCTGGGCGCGCAGCATCCGCTGGCGCGCAAGGGGCTAACGCTCAAGCATTACCTGGAGATGCCGCACCTGGCCCCGGCGCCCTATGCGTCGATGCAGCGCAGCATGATCGACCAGGCGCTGGCCGAGCAGGGCTATAAGCGCAATATCCAGGTCACGCTGCCGTATTTCGGCTTGGTGCCATATGTGCTGATGAAGACCGATATGGTCTTTACCACCGGCCGGCAGTTTGCCGCGCACTACGCGCAGTACCTGCCGATCCGCATGGTGCCGTCGCCGGTGTCGTTCCCGCGCATGCGCTTCTACCAGCTGTGGCATGAGCGCTGCCACGCGGCGCCGGATGTGATGTGGATCCGGCGGATGATCGCCGAGGTGGCGGCGGATCTGCCGCAGCTGCCGCGGCTGGAGGCAGAGGCCGGCTGAGCAGGCCGGGGCAGCAGGCGAGGGGCTTACTTTGCCTTGTAGCTTGGGAAGAACAGCTGCTCGCCTTCCACCTTGTACCCGGCAATCGCGTCCTGTCCTTCCTTTGACGTGATCCACTCCACCAGCTTCATCGCATCCGTATGGTTGATGCCCGCATGCCTGGCGGGATTGACCGCGATGATCCCGTACGGGTTGAACATCTTCGGATCGCCTTCGATGGCGATGGCCAGGCCGGTCTTGGCGCGATAGGCGCCATAGGTGGCGCGGTCCGACAACGTATAGGCCGGCATCTGCGCGGCCATGGTCAGCACCTCGCCCATGCCCAGGCCGGCGTTGACGTACCACGGCTGGCCCTTGGGCTCGATGCCGAGCTGCTTCCAGTAGTCCTTCTCCATAACGTCGGTGCCGGAGTTGTCGCCGCGCGAGATGAACTTGCTGCCGCTGCCGGCAAGCTTGCGGAACCCCGCCAGCACGTCCTTGCCGCCCTGAGTGCTCCTGAGGCCTGCCGGGTCGGTGGCCGGGCCAACCACAATGAAATCGTTGTACATCACGTCGCGGCGGTTCACGCCGTAGCCGGCCGCGACAAAAGCGTCTTCCATCTTGCGCGCGTGCACCAGCAGCACGTCGACGTCGCCCATCTCGCCCATCTTCATGGCCTTGCCCGAGCCGACCGCGATCACCTTGACGCTGACGCCTGCCTTTTGCTCGAAGCGCGGCAGCAGGTACTTCAGCAGGCCCGAGTTCTCGGTGCTGGTGGTGGTGGCCAGCTTCAGTTCCCCGCCATGGGCCGCCGACAGCAGGCCTACGCAGGCAATCGCGACGAGATGGCGCACAGGGCGGCGCAGACGTTGGGCAAGGCGAGGCGACATGCAGTGGGCTCCTTTGTATTATGTTCTGTTGGACATAATTGCTTTTGCCTTTGGATCTCATGGAGAATGCGGCAAAAGAACGTAAAAATGGGGTATTCATTGTGGTCCAGCCGAGATCGACAAGTAAATATGCTGCGGAGGACATATGACCTTCCGCTTTGACCTGTTTCCCGTGATCGCGCCTGACGACAATCCGCGCGCCAACGGGAAGGTCTTCCAGTTGCTCAAGGCCGTGCGCGAGACCGGCTCGCTGCACCGCGCGGCGCGCGAGATCGGCCTGTCGTACCGGCACGCCTGGGGCGTGATGCGGACCTGGGAGGAAATGCTCGGGCGCAGCATGCTCGATATGGAGCGCGGCCGCGGCGCCTCGCTGACGCGCTTTGGCGAACGCCTGCTGCGCGCCGAACTGCGGCTGCGCGAATCGATCGAGCCGGTGGTGCAGAAGGCCATGGCGGATTTCATTGCCGAGCTGGACGATGCCCAGCAGCCGCAGTCGCAGGTGCATTTCACCGGCAGCCATGACCCCGCGGTGGAGGTGCTGGCCGCCGCGTTGGGCGTGGCAAGAACCCCGCTGCAGCTCGATACGGTGTTCTGCGGCAGCGTGGAGGGGCTGATCTGCCTGCAGGAGCGGCAGTCGGAATTGGCCGGCTTCTATGTCTCGCCGGTGCAGACCGCGGGCTCGGTCGCGCATGTGACGCTGCGCAAGTGGCTGCGGCCGGCCGCGGTTCGGCTGCTGCGGCTGGCCTGGCGCGAGCAGGGCCTGATCCTGGCGCCGGAGGTGGCGCGCGAGGTGCATGACCTGCGCGACCTGGCGCGCACCCAGGCGCGCTTCGTCAACCGGCAGCGCAGTTCGGGCACGCGCATGCTGTTCGACCAGCTGCTGGCCGCGCAGGGCCTGTACCCGGACCAGATCGCCGGCTACGACGAGACCGAGTTCAGCAACGAGAAGGTGGCCGAGGCCGTGCACGGCGGCCGCGCGCAGGTGGGCTTCGGGCTGCGCATGAATGCCGAAGCCCACGGGCTGGCCTTCGTGCCGCTGACGCGCGAGGCCTACTACCTGGCGCTGCGCAAGAACGACCAGACCGCCGGCTGGATGGCAGCACTGCTGGCGCTGCTGGCCGACCCGGCCTTTGCCCGGCGCATCGAGGCGCTGCCCGGCTACACCATGGCCGAGCCGGCCGGCATCCTGATGCCGCAGGAGGCGTTGCCGTGGTTCGGGCCGGACGGCAAGGAAGACAACTGAGGGCGAGCCAGGCGGCATGACGCCGACGGGCGCGCGGCTGCGCGGCCCGGTCCGTATTACACTCCCTGCCAGGCGCGCCGTGGTTTGCATCGGCTTGCGCCAGACTCTTGCAAGGAGCGCCATGCTGGAAACCGCCGCGCTGGCCGCGGGCATGTCCTGGGCCAGCGGCTTTCGCCTCTACCTTGCGGTGCTGGCCGCCGGCGTGCTGGCGCGCCTGGGCTGGCTGGACCTGCCGCCCGGGCTGCAGCCGCTGGAATCCTGGTGGGTCATCGGCGTGGCCGCCGTGCTGGCCGTGGCCGAATTCGTCGCCGACAAGGTGCCCGCATTCGATACCGTCTGGGACGGCATCCATACCTTCATCCGCATTCCCGCGGGCGCGATCCTGGCCGCCGCCGCCTTCGGCCAGCTGGATCCGCAGTGGATGGTGGCGGCAGGGCTGATCGGCGGCACGCTGGCCGGCACCGCGCATGCGGTCAAGGCCGGCACGCGCGCGCTGATCAATGTCTCGCCGGAACCGTTCTCCAATTGGACGGCCTCATTCACGGAAGACGTGACCGCGACCGGCAGCCTGCTGCTGGCGTTTTTCCTGCCGGTGGTGTTCCTGGTGCTGCTGGTGGTCTTCCTGCTGGTGTCGGTGTGGCTGCTGCCGAAATTGTGGCGCGGCGTGCGCCGGCTGCATGCGAGCCTGCGCGGCAGGACTGAGCGGCCTGGCACACCCCGCTAGCTTCCCGGCAATTCCTGCTTTGCTTTCGACTGACCCGAGGCGCGCCGCCGCCAGAAACCAGGAACCAAACCAACCGATGCCTCCCGAGTCCGCCATCGAAGCCCCGGCCACGGCCGCCAACCCCGCGGGCACGCGCCCCGCGCACGGCGGCCGCTTCTCCGCCTGGCGCCAGGCGCTGCGCATGGCGCGGCGCGACTGGATTGCCGGCGAGCTC harbors:
- the xdhA gene encoding xanthine dehydrogenase small subunit, which translates into the protein METQTIRFFHRGQVTEVSDAPITRTVLQYLREDARCTGTKEGCAEGDCGACTVVVGELQDGGDVEFKAVNACIQFLPTLDGKALITVEDLRQADGNLHPVQEAMVECHGSQCGFCTPGFVMSLWALYQQHTPGGEAPPRQTICDALTGNLCRCTGYRPIIDAGERMMALPAPTADKLNPKQIADTLRNLKRGETFRYRAQGQEFFAPRTAAEFGAIKAAQPDIRILAGSTDVGLWVTKQFRELGNLLYVGQVEDLNHIEERDGMVEIGAAVTLEKAYAALNTAHPELEEMWKRFASLPIRNAGTLGGNIANGSPIGDSMPALIALGTEVVLQHGETRRTLPLEDLYLAYQKTAMQPGEFVAALRVPVAGPQHFRTYKLSKRFDEDISAVCAAFGITVQDGIVTQARIAFGGMAATPKRAAATEAALTGQPWNEATARAGMAALAQDYTPLSDMRATASYRSRGAANLLYRFWLETRAEALPAAAVNVRAIGAGATETATA
- a CDS encoding LysR substrate-binding domain-containing protein: MHGRDHLDTYLLRVLHTLLTEQSVTRTAVRLGQSQPAISNTLKRLREITGDAILVRGKNGMVPTERGRELLALAEQSLAAMDRIARPPQQFDPATTTRTFHLGAPDYLDAFFLPNIVERVRRLAPGAKLFVHPMTSSSDFLDDLEQGQLDIVVGNWLSPPEHLHISPLFDDEVVCMLGAQHPLARKGLTLKHYLEMPHLAPAPYASMQRSMIDQALAEQGYKRNIQVTLPYFGLVPYVLMKTDMVFTTGRQFAAHYAQYLPIRMVPSPVSFPRMRFYQLWHERCHAAPDVMWIRRMIAEVAADLPQLPRLEAEAG
- a CDS encoding substrate-binding domain-containing protein; protein product: MSPRLAQRLRRPVRHLVAIACVGLLSAAHGGELKLATTTSTENSGLLKYLLPRFEQKAGVSVKVIAVGSGKAMKMGEMGDVDVLLVHARKMEDAFVAAGYGVNRRDVMYNDFIVVGPATDPAGLRSTQGGKDVLAGFRKLAGSGSKFISRGDNSGTDVMEKDYWKQLGIEPKGQPWYVNAGLGMGEVLTMAAQMPAYTLSDRATYGAYRAKTGLAIAIEGDPKMFNPYGIIAVNPARHAGINHTDAMKLVEWITSKEGQDAIAGYKVEGEQLFFPSYKAK
- a CDS encoding substrate-binding domain-containing protein; the encoded protein is MTFRFDLFPVIAPDDNPRANGKVFQLLKAVRETGSLHRAAREIGLSYRHAWGVMRTWEEMLGRSMLDMERGRGASLTRFGERLLRAELRLRESIEPVVQKAMADFIAELDDAQQPQSQVHFTGSHDPAVEVLAAALGVARTPLQLDTVFCGSVEGLICLQERQSELAGFYVSPVQTAGSVAHVTLRKWLRPAAVRLLRLAWREQGLILAPEVAREVHDLRDLARTQARFVNRQRSSGTRMLFDQLLAAQGLYPDQIAGYDETEFSNEKVAEAVHGGRAQVGFGLRMNAEAHGLAFVPLTREAYYLALRKNDQTAGWMAALLALLADPAFARRIEALPGYTMAEPAGILMPQEALPWFGPDGKEDN
- a CDS encoding DUF4126 domain-containing protein, which encodes MLETAALAAGMSWASGFRLYLAVLAAGVLARLGWLDLPPGLQPLESWWVIGVAAVLAVAEFVADKVPAFDTVWDGIHTFIRIPAGAILAAAAFGQLDPQWMVAAGLIGGTLAGTAHAVKAGTRALINVSPEPFSNWTASFTEDVTATGSLLLAFFLPVVFLVLLVVFLLVSVWLLPKLWRGVRRLHASLRGRTERPGTPR